In the Micromonospora narathiwatensis genome, one interval contains:
- a CDS encoding serine hydrolase has translation MSGKRRRPGSHHGPVMFSAIAITLVGLVLVSLRLMPGSPLHPTTTSHQAVASGRSTGTPTDRSSRAQPTPSPSPSLEPLPFTAQDLDSLDIKGWYSWAVLDKRTGKVIGSKNMAETSTTASLIKAWVVADYLRLSAAAGKTPSDVKLAEATKIIRDSDNTLAEQFYNSVGRAESIKRLIKTCGLTDSKVASDGGWSRTNLSPRDTARLGLCIDDGRAAGPKWTKWLINEMRLVRGTGDFGIRKAFPAAEQKTIAIKNGWINRDREREMHINCLAIGDTWTMGVMVRYPVNIGWEYGMKNCERITEALLRPAS, from the coding sequence ATGAGCGGCAAGCGACGCCGGCCGGGCAGCCATCACGGCCCGGTGATGTTCAGCGCCATCGCGATCACCCTGGTCGGGCTGGTGCTCGTCTCGCTCCGGCTGATGCCCGGCTCCCCGCTGCACCCCACCACCACCTCGCACCAGGCCGTCGCGAGTGGCCGGTCCACGGGTACGCCCACCGACCGCAGCTCCCGCGCCCAGCCGACGCCCTCCCCGTCGCCGTCGCTGGAGCCGCTGCCGTTCACCGCGCAGGACCTCGACAGCCTCGACATCAAGGGCTGGTACTCCTGGGCCGTGCTGGACAAGCGCACCGGGAAGGTCATCGGCTCGAAGAACATGGCCGAGACCAGCACCACCGCCTCGCTGATCAAGGCCTGGGTGGTCGCCGACTACCTCCGCCTGAGCGCCGCGGCGGGGAAGACCCCGAGCGACGTCAAGCTGGCCGAAGCCACGAAGATCATCCGGGACAGCGACAACACCCTCGCCGAGCAGTTCTACAACAGCGTGGGCCGGGCCGAGTCGATCAAGCGGCTGATCAAGACGTGTGGGCTGACCGACAGCAAGGTCGCCAGCGACGGCGGCTGGAGCCGGACCAACCTGTCCCCACGGGACACCGCCCGGCTCGGCCTCTGCATCGACGACGGCCGCGCCGCCGGGCCGAAGTGGACCAAGTGGCTGATCAACGAGATGCGGCTGGTCCGCGGCACCGGCGACTTCGGCATCCGCAAGGCGTTCCCGGCCGCCGAGCAGAAGACCATCGCCATCAAGAACGGGTGGATCAACCGGGACCGCGAGCGGGAGATGCACATCAACTGCCTGGCCATCGGCGACACCTGGACGATGGGCGTGATGGTCCGCTACCCGGTCAACATCGGGTGGGAGTACGGCATGAAGAACTGCGAGCGGATCACCGAGGCGCTGCTGCGCCCGGCCAGCTGA
- the paaA gene encoding 1,2-phenylacetyl-CoA epoxidase subunit PaaA, which translates to MYGNDFAPPEDGPGGGLLGEVEAAEAALREAAARARHGGPAPDDDLDAYFTDVIAADQKIEPRDWMPEAYRKTLIRQIAQHAHSEIIGMQPEGNWISRAPSLKRKAILLAKVQDEAGHGLYLYAAAETLGVSRDELVELLLNGRQKYSSIFNYPTLTWADVGAIGWLVDGAAIVNQVPLCRCSYGPYARAMIRVCKEESFHQRQGYEILHTLAHGTPAQKAMAQDALDRWWYPSLAMFGPPDGDSTHSTQSMAWKIKRFSNDELRQRFVDMCVQQAEILGLTLPDPDLRWNEERQAYDYTQPDYDELMRVIKGNGPCNRERMAHRRRAHDEGAWVREAAAAYAAKRAEKQKEKVAA; encoded by the coding sequence ATGTATGGCAACGACTTCGCCCCGCCGGAGGACGGTCCGGGCGGTGGCCTGCTCGGCGAGGTGGAGGCGGCGGAGGCGGCCCTGCGCGAGGCGGCCGCCCGCGCCCGGCACGGCGGGCCCGCCCCGGACGACGACCTCGACGCTTACTTCACGGACGTGATCGCCGCCGATCAGAAGATCGAACCGCGCGACTGGATGCCGGAGGCGTACCGGAAGACACTGATCCGGCAGATCGCCCAGCACGCGCACTCCGAGATCATCGGCATGCAGCCGGAGGGGAACTGGATCAGCCGGGCGCCCTCCCTCAAGCGCAAGGCGATCCTGTTGGCCAAGGTGCAGGACGAGGCCGGCCACGGCCTCTACCTCTACGCCGCGGCCGAGACGCTGGGCGTCAGCCGGGACGAGCTGGTGGAGCTGCTGCTGAACGGCCGGCAGAAGTACAGCTCGATCTTCAATTACCCGACCCTGACCTGGGCGGACGTGGGCGCGATCGGCTGGCTGGTCGACGGCGCGGCGATCGTCAACCAGGTGCCGCTGTGCCGCTGCTCCTACGGCCCCTACGCCCGGGCGATGATCCGGGTCTGCAAGGAGGAGTCGTTCCACCAGCGCCAGGGCTACGAGATCCTGCACACCCTGGCTCACGGCACCCCGGCGCAGAAGGCGATGGCCCAGGACGCGCTGGACCGCTGGTGGTACCCGTCGCTGGCGATGTTCGGCCCGCCGGACGGGGACTCGACCCACTCCACCCAGTCGATGGCCTGGAAGATCAAGCGGTTCTCCAACGACGAACTGCGCCAGCGCTTCGTCGACATGTGCGTGCAGCAGGCCGAGATCCTCGGGCTCACCCTGCCCGACCCCGACCTGCGCTGGAACGAAGAGCGGCAGGCGTACGACTACACCCAGCCGGACTACGACGAGCTGATGCGGGTGATCAAGGGCAACGGGCCGTGCAACCGGGAGCGGATGGCACACCGGCGCCGCGCCCACGACGAGGGCGCCTGGGTACGCGAGGCCGCCGCGGCGTACGCCGCGAAGCGGGCGGAGAAGCAGAAGGAGAAGGTGGCGGCGTGA
- the paaB gene encoding 1,2-phenylacetyl-CoA epoxidase subunit PaaB → MGAGDPLPRIGASDPSPLWEVFVRARRGLSHTHVGSLHAPDAELALRNARDLYTRRQEGVSIWVVPTSAITASSPDEKDAFFDPAADKVYRHPTFYPVPDGVAHL, encoded by the coding sequence ATCGGCGCGGGCGATCCTTTGCCTCGGATCGGCGCGAGCGATCCTTCGCCTCTGTGGGAGGTCTTCGTGCGGGCCCGGCGCGGGTTGTCGCACACCCACGTCGGCAGCCTGCACGCCCCCGACGCCGAGCTGGCCCTGCGTAACGCCCGGGACCTCTACACCCGCCGCCAGGAGGGCGTCTCCATCTGGGTGGTGCCGACGAGCGCGATCACCGCGTCCAGCCCGGACGAGAAGGACGCCTTCTTCGACCCGGCCGCCGACAAGGTCTACCGCCACCCCACCTTCTACCCGGTGCCGGACGGGGTGGCCCACCTGTGA
- the paaC gene encoding 1,2-phenylacetyl-CoA epoxidase subunit PaaC, whose protein sequence is MTSLFDYTLGLGDDALVAAQRLGEWTSHAPEMEEDIALANIALDQLGAARLLLTYAGELEGAGRDEDALAYLRDDREFRNCLLVELPNGDFAVTMAKLFFLAAYQLPLYTALAGCGDERLAAIGAKARKESAYHLDHASLWVKRLGDGTEESHRRMQAAVEQVWPYTHELFAAAPAAPVDPATLRADFDTCVDAVLAEATLTRPADGWTPGGGRDGVHTEHLSYLLAEMQVLHRAHPGARW, encoded by the coding sequence GTGACCAGCCTCTTCGACTACACCCTCGGCCTCGGCGACGACGCGCTGGTCGCGGCGCAGCGGCTCGGCGAGTGGACCTCACACGCGCCGGAGATGGAGGAGGACATCGCGCTGGCGAACATCGCCCTCGACCAGCTCGGCGCGGCCCGCCTCCTGCTCACGTACGCGGGCGAACTGGAGGGCGCCGGCCGGGACGAGGACGCGCTGGCGTACCTCCGCGACGACCGGGAGTTCCGCAACTGTCTCCTGGTCGAGCTGCCCAACGGCGACTTCGCGGTCACCATGGCGAAGCTGTTCTTCCTGGCCGCGTACCAGCTTCCGCTCTACACCGCGCTGGCCGGGTGCGGCGACGAGCGGCTCGCCGCGATCGGCGCGAAGGCCCGCAAGGAGTCCGCGTACCACCTGGACCACGCGTCGCTCTGGGTGAAGCGGCTCGGCGACGGCACCGAGGAGTCGCACCGCCGGATGCAGGCCGCGGTCGAGCAGGTGTGGCCGTACACCCATGAGCTGTTCGCGGCGGCCCCGGCGGCGCCGGTCGACCCGGCCACCCTGCGGGCCGACTTCGACACCTGCGTCGACGCCGTGCTGGCCGAGGCGACGCTGACCAGGCCGGCGGACGGCTGGACGCCGGGTGGCGGCCGGGACGGCGTGCACACCGAGCACCTCTCGTACCTGCTGGCCGAGATGCAGGTCCTGCACCGCGCCCACCCGGGAGCGCGCTGGTGA
- the paaD gene encoding 1,2-phenylacetyl-CoA epoxidase subunit PaaD, which translates to MSDPREAVAAVVDPEIRVITIDELGILRSVDEDPATGRVLVTITPTYTGCPAMDVIRADIRRALAAAGHPDAEIRTVHAPAWSTDWISERGRAKLAAAGIAPPAPTRAGNVVSLTLAVRCPRCGSPDTEQVSRFGSTACKALWRCRSCSEPFDHLKAL; encoded by the coding sequence GTGAGTGACCCGAGGGAGGCCGTGGCGGCGGTGGTGGACCCGGAGATCCGGGTCATCACCATCGACGAGCTGGGCATCCTCCGCTCGGTCGACGAGGACCCGGCGACCGGCCGGGTGCTCGTCACCATCACCCCCACCTACACCGGCTGCCCGGCGATGGACGTGATCCGCGCCGACATCCGCCGGGCGCTGGCCGCCGCCGGTCACCCGGACGCCGAGATCCGTACGGTGCACGCCCCGGCCTGGAGCACGGACTGGATCTCGGAGCGCGGCCGGGCCAAGCTCGCCGCCGCCGGGATCGCCCCGCCCGCTCCGACCCGGGCGGGCAACGTCGTGTCGCTGACCCTCGCCGTCCGCTGCCCACGCTGTGGCTCCCCGGACACCGAACAGGTCAGCCGCTTCGGCTCCACCGCGTGCAAGGCGCTGTGGCGCTGCCGCTCCTGCTCCGAACCCTTCGACCACCTGAAGGCGCTGTGA
- the paaE gene encoding 1,2-phenylacetyl-CoA epoxidase subunit PaaE, whose amino-acid sequence MTVTITRPVRRRPAFHPLPVVAVDRLTDDAVAITFGVPEELRETFAFSAGQHLTVRRPAGGGLTGSAGPGGEDVRRSYSICSTPEELARHGRLRIGVREIPGGAFSAYACGALRDGDTVEVLPPLGHFTTAFAPDRVRHYGAVVAGSGITPVLSLVATALAVEPASTFTLVYGNRTANSVMFAEELADLKDRYPTRLHLVHVLSREQGESPLLSGRIDTERLTRLLDTVVPGDAIEEWFLCGPYGMVVDAKALLTARGLPDSAVRTELFHVDAPPEPVRRPTAEPGAGAEVTIVLDGRSSSFTMGRDERVLDAALKVRGELPYACKGGVCSTCKAKVVSGEVTMARNYALEPDELAAGYVLTCQSSPVTDTLTVDYDA is encoded by the coding sequence GTGACTGTCACCATCACCCGACCGGTCCGTCGCCGGCCGGCCTTCCACCCGCTGCCCGTCGTCGCCGTCGACCGGCTCACCGACGACGCCGTGGCGATCACCTTCGGCGTACCGGAGGAACTGCGGGAGACCTTCGCGTTCTCCGCCGGCCAGCACCTCACGGTCCGGCGTCCCGCCGGAGGCGGGCTCACCGGCTCCGCCGGTCCCGGCGGGGAGGACGTGCGGCGGTCGTACTCGATCTGCTCGACCCCGGAGGAGCTGGCCCGGCACGGCCGGCTGCGGATCGGGGTGCGGGAGATCCCCGGGGGCGCCTTCTCCGCGTACGCCTGCGGTGCGCTGCGCGACGGCGACACCGTCGAGGTGCTGCCCCCGCTCGGGCACTTCACCACGGCGTTCGCGCCGGACCGGGTCCGGCACTACGGCGCGGTGGTCGCCGGCTCCGGGATCACCCCGGTGCTCTCGCTGGTCGCGACCGCGCTGGCCGTCGAGCCGGCCAGCACCTTCACCCTGGTGTACGGCAACCGCACCGCGAACTCGGTGATGTTCGCCGAGGAGCTGGCCGACCTGAAGGACCGGTATCCGACCCGGCTGCACCTGGTGCACGTGCTCTCCCGCGAGCAGGGCGAGTCGCCGCTGCTCTCCGGGCGGATCGACACCGAGCGGCTGACCCGGCTGCTGGACACCGTCGTCCCCGGCGACGCCATCGAGGAGTGGTTCCTCTGCGGCCCGTACGGGATGGTGGTGGACGCCAAGGCGCTGCTCACCGCCCGGGGCCTGCCGGATTCGGCGGTGCGCACCGAACTGTTCCACGTCGACGCCCCGCCGGAGCCGGTCCGTCGTCCGACCGCCGAGCCGGGCGCCGGCGCCGAGGTGACGATCGTGCTCGACGGGCGTTCGTCCAGCTTCACGATGGGGCGGGACGAGCGGGTGCTGGACGCGGCGCTGAAGGTCCGCGGCGAGCTGCCGTACGCCTGCAAGGGCGGGGTCTGCTCGACCTGCAAGGCGAAGGTGGTCTCCGGCGAGGTGACCATGGCCCGCAACTACGCCCTGGAGCCGGACGAGTTGGCCGCCGGATACGTCCTCACCTGCCAGTCGAGCCCGGTGACGGACACGCTCACCGTCGACTACGACGCGTGA
- the mqnC gene encoding cyclic dehypoxanthinyl futalosine synthase: MTVSREIDDILQRGADGGRIAPEEALLLYTEAPFHPLGEAADAVRRRRYPDNIVTYLIDRNINYTNVCVTACKFCAFYRAPKHKEGWTHPTEEILRRCGEAVELGATQVMLQGGHHPDYGVEYYEELFSAVKKAYPQLAIHSIGPSEILHMAKVSGVSLDEAIARIKTAGLDSIAGAGAEMLPDRPRQAIAPLKESGARWLEVMELAHRQGLESTATMMMGTGETNAERIEHLRMIRDVQERTGGFRAFIPWTYQPENNHLKGRTQATTMEYLRLVAVARLFFETVPHLQASWLTTGKDVGQLALHMGVDDLGSIMLEENVISSAGARHRSNLHELIGMIRSADRIPAQRDTLYNRLAVHRTPADDPTDERVVSHFSSIALPGGGAGKSLPLVEVN; encoded by the coding sequence GTGACGGTGAGCCGGGAGATCGACGACATCCTGCAGCGCGGCGCGGACGGCGGGCGGATCGCGCCCGAGGAGGCCCTGCTGCTCTACACCGAGGCGCCCTTCCACCCGCTGGGCGAGGCGGCGGACGCGGTGCGCCGACGGCGCTACCCGGACAACATCGTCACGTACCTGATCGACCGCAACATCAACTACACGAACGTCTGCGTGACGGCGTGCAAGTTCTGCGCCTTCTACCGCGCGCCCAAGCACAAGGAGGGCTGGACCCACCCCACCGAGGAGATCCTGCGCCGCTGCGGCGAGGCGGTGGAACTGGGCGCGACCCAGGTGATGCTCCAGGGCGGCCACCACCCGGACTACGGGGTGGAGTACTACGAGGAGCTGTTCTCGGCGGTCAAGAAGGCGTACCCGCAGCTCGCCATCCACTCGATCGGGCCGAGCGAGATCCTGCACATGGCCAAGGTCTCCGGGGTGAGCCTGGACGAGGCCATCGCCCGGATCAAGACCGCCGGGCTGGACTCGATCGCCGGCGCCGGCGCCGAGATGCTGCCGGACCGGCCGCGCCAGGCGATCGCCCCGCTGAAGGAGTCGGGCGCACGCTGGCTGGAGGTCATGGAGCTGGCGCACCGGCAGGGTCTCGAATCGACCGCGACCATGATGATGGGCACCGGCGAGACCAACGCCGAGCGGATCGAGCACCTGCGGATGATCCGTGACGTGCAGGAGCGCACCGGTGGCTTCCGGGCGTTCATCCCGTGGACGTACCAGCCGGAGAACAACCACCTCAAGGGCCGTACCCAGGCGACCACCATGGAATACCTGCGGCTGGTCGCGGTGGCCCGGCTGTTCTTCGAGACGGTGCCGCACCTCCAGGCGTCCTGGCTGACCACCGGTAAGGACGTCGGCCAGCTCGCGCTGCACATGGGCGTGGACGACCTCGGCTCGATCATGCTGGAGGAGAACGTCATCTCCTCGGCCGGCGCCCGGCACCGGTCCAACCTGCACGAGCTGATCGGCATGATCCGTTCCGCCGACCGGATCCCGGCGCAGCGGGACACCCTCTACAACCGGCTCGCGGTGCACCGGACGCCGGCCGACGACCCGACCGACGAGCGGGTGGTCTCGCACTTCTCCTCGATCGCCCTGCCCGGTGGCGGGGCCGGGAAGTCGCTGCCGCTCGTCGAGGTCAACTGA